From Pseudoalteromonas sp. R3, one genomic window encodes:
- a CDS encoding DUF2878 domain-containing protein, with protein sequence MSALFTHQALIGVMLLLALHFALSPSRKADLSSLMVVPVGLLVDQALAAAGVIQFAGDQPWLPVWLAFLWVHFTLTLNHSLSWLGRCHLGVQSLLGAVFGALSYIGGIKLGALDSALSVFNLFIVFGAVWAVVLPLVVHLNSRFVAKTGVQHV encoded by the coding sequence TTGAGTGCTTTATTCACTCATCAGGCACTGATTGGGGTCATGCTGTTGCTGGCGCTGCACTTCGCGTTGTCGCCAAGTCGCAAGGCTGACCTCAGTAGTCTTATGGTTGTACCTGTAGGTTTATTGGTAGACCAAGCTCTGGCGGCAGCGGGTGTTATCCAGTTTGCCGGTGATCAGCCCTGGCTTCCTGTGTGGCTTGCTTTTTTGTGGGTGCATTTTACTTTGACGCTCAACCACAGTCTGAGCTGGTTAGGACGTTGCCATCTGGGCGTTCAGTCTTTACTCGGTGCGGTGTTTGGTGCTCTGAGCTACATTGGCGGCATAAAACTGGGCGCACTTGATAGCGCGCTGTCCGTTTTCAATTTGTTTATAGTCTTTGGCGCTGTCTGGGCGGTGGTGTTGCCTCTGGTGGTTCACCTTAACAGCCGTTTTGTCGCGAAAACAGGAGTACAACATGTTTAA